The following proteins are encoded in a genomic region of Cryptomeria japonica chromosome 11, Sugi_1.0, whole genome shotgun sequence:
- the LOC131073620 gene encoding uncharacterized protein LOC131073620, which translates to MPIVKIGEMGASSMIICCCLLLILLDPSVHCYNVKILKPEDKGIAEIDEEEQQLKFFTGRKFIFGNEFGRRRKWDSFRTEEELGIVLWRRLLEDKEESTVNKEADEQHNESHESSQNNTLPEDPKKETAPMSKLMNPTGVKLEVKDVNVEGLKAMEKNTTENIEVNDVQKQLNDGTENDKGEWKSTGELTDGIKENIQAGTTPGTSTEARKQEIQSTEKESALDLAEKGIQEMKSNQAEMQTNSAEFKTETGPQEMENHQAEMQTISTEDKTEIGPQEMESNQAEMQTKSTEVKTEIGLQKIESNGDEMQTNSSEAETDIKMQKIENTGVELEMQTNSVHNKTGIEPQKTESNGDEMQTNSTEAETYIRMQKIENTTGEFEMQKTESSEGEMQVHSVDNKTETGMQKIEDHEAETLKISKEIQGARTEGDANSTDTGLKEFESLTDSKGTEAQNAINIELQEQAEPMTNSKVSMNPDLKSTVNSMDDETKSTGNLESATKSRENKLEEAESFTNSTSIQTNNTEITEAETLANSEEAELEKSSESTKADPLESSSQTETKEAVSLATEILNNSTDTEMKSEIDAEKPKNSEEEGERKSEEEGGKDSEEEEDLVQEFRELPWKLHDTAEKVADHLMPGIQKLSNKSKIYFNMASEEIAQGFQPLVGRHYAPFMATTVSCLFLLIPLFVTVIVLDQIRAFLPLQKLLFLTNIYLANYFATLMFASFILAVEPMEFFYRNSPEGYIYLQLLQGLGYVLFLSLQCCNVVGSTANGSILDKLGAGIQLLGTVCIGLHYYVTVFHRAMAHKPPRTCWRVYAAYVLVFSVLSFLSRLRRGKKEYVHAGAHGNTHKKN; encoded by the exons ATGCCAATT GTGAAAATAGGAGAAATGGGGGCTTCTTCAATGATCATCTGTTGTTGTTTGTTGCTGATATTGTTGGATCCAAGTGTTCACTGCTACAATGTAAAGATACTCAAACCTGAAGACAAGGGAATAGCAGAGATAGATGAGGAAGAACAGCAATTGAAGTTCTTCACTGGAAGGAAATTCATTTTTGGCAATGAATTTGGAAGGAGAAGGAAATGGGATTCATTTAGAACAGAGGAAGAATTAGGTATAGTGTTATGGAGAAGGTTGCTTGAAGATAAAGAAGAATCCACTGTGAACAAAGAAGCGGACGAACAGCATAACGAATCACATGAGAGTAGTCAGAACAATACATTGCCAGAGGATCCAAAGAAGGAAACGGCTCCAATGTCAAAACTCATGAATCCTACTGGCGTTAAGCTGGAGGTGAAGGACGTCAATGTGGAGGGGTTGAAGGCAATGGAAAAAAACACAACAGAAAATATTGAAGTTAATGATGTTCAAAAACAATTGAATGATGGAACAGAGAATGATAAAGGGGAATGGAAGAGTACAGGTGAATTAACAGATGGAATTAAGGAGAATATTCAAGCTGGAACAACTCCAGGGACTTCAACAGAAGCCAGGAAACAAGAAATCCAAAGCACTGAAAAAGAAAGCGCCCTGGATTTGGCAGAAAAGGGGATACAGGAAATGAAGAGCAACCAAGCTGAAATGCAGACAAATTCAGCAGAATTCAAAACAGAAACTGGACCGCAGGAAATGGAGAACCACCAAGCTGAAATGCAGACAATTTCAACAGAAGACAAGACAGAAATTGGACCGCAGGAAATGGAGAGCAACCAAGCTGAAATGCAGACAAAGTCAACAGAAGTCAAAACAGAAATTGGACTGCAGAAAATTGAAAGCAATGGAGATGAAATGCAAACAAATTCATCAGAAGCAGAAACAGATATTAAAATGCAGAAAATTGAAAATACTGGAGTTGAATTGGAAATGCAGACAAATTCAGTACATAACAAAACAGGAATTGAACCGCAGAAAACTGAAAGTAATGGAGATGAAATGCAGACAAATTCAACTGAAGCAGAAACATATATTAGAATGCAGAAAATTGAAAACACTACAGGTGAATTTGAAATGCAGAAAACTGAAAGCAGCGAAGGTGAAATGCAAGTACATTCAGTGGATAACAAAACAGAAACCGGAATGCAGAAAATTGAAGACCATGAGGCTGAAACACTGAAAATATCAAAAGAAATCCAAGGCGCTAGGACAGAAGGGGATGCGAATTCAACAGACACCGGACTGAAGGAATTTGAAAGCCTGACGGATTCCAAAGGCACTGAAGCGCAGAATGCCATTAATATCGAATTACAGGAGCAAGCTGAACCCATGACAAATTCCAAGGTTAGCATGAACCCAGACTTGAAAAGCACTGTGAATTCCATGGACGATGAAACAAAAAGCACAGGCAATCTGGAATCCGCTACAAAGTCTAGAGAAAATAAACTTGAGGAAGCCGAAAGCTTCACAAATTCTACGAGCATACAAACCAATAACACAGAAATCACAGAGGCTGAAACCTTGGCAAATTCTGAAGAGGCAGAATTAGAGAAAAGTTCAGAAAGCACAAAAGCGGATCCCTTGGAAAGTTCTTCACAGACAGAAACAAAGGAGGCAGTGTCCCTGGCAACAGAAATCCTGAATAATTCAACAGACACAGAGATGAAGAGCGAGATTGATGCTGAGAAACCTAAGAACTCAGAGGAAGAAGGGGAAAGAAAATCAGAGGAAGAAGGGGGAAAAGATTCAGAGGAAGAAGAGGACCTCGTTCAAGAATTCAGGGAACTTCCATGGAAGCTTCACGACACGGCAGAGAAGGTTGCAGACCATCTAATGCCAGGGATCCAAAAGCTGTCCAATAAATCAAAAATCTACTTCAATATGGCAAGCGAGGAAATTGCGCAGGGCTTCCAGCCGCTGGTCGGAAGGCACTACGCCCCTTTCATGGCAACAACAGTTTCGTGTCTATTTCTGCTGATTCCCCTGTTTGTGACAGTCATTGTCTTGGACCAAATCAGGGCCTTCTTACCATTGCAAAAGCTCCTCTTCCTGACCAACATATACTTAGCCAATTACTTTGCAACTCTCATGTTTGCCAGCTTCATCTTGGCAGTGGAGCCCATGGAATTTTTCTACAGAAATTCTcccgaaggctacatttacttgCAGCTGCTTCAGGGTTTGGGGTATGTTTTGTTTTTGTCCCTGCAATGTTGTAATGTGGTGGGTTCGACTGCAAATGGTTCCATTCTGGACAAACTGGGAGCTGGGATACAATTACTCGGAACTGTGTGTATTGGATTGCATTATTACGTGACAGTCTTCCACAGGGCCATGGCTCACAAGCCTCCCAGAACCTGTTGGAGAGTCTACGCCGCTTATGTTCTGGTCTTTTCTGTTCTTAGCTTCCTCTCTCGATTAAGGCGAGGGAAGAAAGAGTATGTGCACGCTGGTGCCCATGGAAATACCCACAAGAAGAATTGA